DNA from Triticum aestivum cultivar Chinese Spring chromosome 7D, IWGSC CS RefSeq v2.1, whole genome shotgun sequence:
AGGACCTATATGCAAAATTACATGAGGTTACATTTTAACGTACTCAAAAGTAAAAACAAACAGGATATTCATAAAAAATCTATGGAAAATTCTGCCCCCGTCGGTATAGTGGGAGAGATGCCGACGACTAAACtacgccgacggcccccgtcggcatagactAAGATTTGCCGACGGCTTCTGTACGCCTACGACATTTTCTCGGCCATCGGCATAtctccatctatgccgacgggggccgtcggcatagaaaacgCCGTCGGCAGCGCCATTTATTCTGGTAGTGAGGTCGGTGCAACAGTTTTGCTCTGAGGATGGACCGAGGGGTGATGAaggtgacggcccttgcagcgtgcggtgctcactgggagtgtgcCTGACCGGTGTGGGACCCAATTCTTGTAGTGGCTTTGAGGGGACAcctggctttagatgttaggctttagtgcgatgtctgtttggcattaggcccggacattcggcacgCCTTCaccaaggggataggagtagcaacggtgttgccaagatggtggcttcaagCTTATTAATGTATCACCTTATATGGTCTTTGTACATAATTAATAATAtgactgcatgcatcgtccagatgcagaggccgggggtacatcctccttttctaaaaaaacatggacCTTAACCCATTTCTTCCCACTCTTATCCACTGACGGTCCGCTGCCGTCTTCTTTATCTTTGCATCTGCCCACCACCTACCCAATCTCCTCCGACATCAGTTGCTCTTGGAAAGCGTTGCTTTTGGCTGCCTTTAATTGCAGCTTCGCAATTTCCTGCCTTGCATCCCTCGAGTTTCAACCAGATGCAAACGCCAAATTTGCAAGAGCAATGGCACCCATCACGTGGCTTACCCTAACAATAGTTCCCAGTGCAAATCACCAGGCTACCACAAGAAATTTAATGTGAACAGTAAGCAGCAAACATATTGTGAGCATCATATTTTGTACATTATCAATCATACATGCGTCCATCTATAGATCTCTTTTCGTTTTCACACATTCTCACTTTTTTTGTATCCATGGCAATGTTTCATCCACCCATATTACTAGTTATGCTGCAGACTTTTTTCACCAAACATAAAACCAATCAACTTTAGAAGAACTAGCTAGGGAACTAAGAATCCAATGAACAAAGAAAATATCTCCGAGCTTTTGCTTTGCTAAGAATGCAGAGAGCTAAGCTACCTGTCATGTCTAAGCTGCAAAGGAGATGATGACGATCAAATTTAATCTGATCAACCTAGCTAACCCCTCACCTTCAGATCAAGCACGACCACGCTGATGTCATCGAGGCTATGCTCGTTGATGGCAAGATTTGATAGGCGGATAGCAGCACAGACACAGCGAACCTCTTCCTCCTTTCCTACCGGCGCGTTCGCACACTTGCTCTTGTCTTCCAGGCACTTCTTAGCGACGTTGCATGCCTTCTGGTTTGAGATCACATCCCACAACCCGTTGCTTGCGAGGATCAGGCAGTCGTCGTCGTCCGTCCTTGTGGTTATGGTAATATCAGGCTCACATGTCATTTGAGGATTGAGGAATGTATGCCCTGTGAACATAGTTCAAATTCAAATGAGATTCAGTAACTGAAGAATCAGAACAACTATATACTAAGAAAATAAAACATGTTATAGAAATGAACGAACTTTTCAAAAAATATGAACCGGAATTTATGTTATTTCTCGTTTCAAATTACTTAGGGAATTAACTCTCATATATCTATAAAATCCAAATAAGTAGGCTGCTCATGAAAGATTTCATAAGCAAATTACTTAGGGAGTACTTTTTTTTAACATCCATCAAATTTGTTGATGTCTATTCGCTACTTACTGTAGAAAAGGAAGAATTAGTAACTACCGACTAACTGACTAACGAGGTGCAAAAGCACACTGAATTACATAACTAGATAGTAGGCTGCAAATACCAAAAATATAGCCATTCATCAAGTGATACAAACTATGGTGAGTCGCCGCATCTGCAACTTCTACAGGGTGATTCTAGTAAACAGACATACTATAAAACTAATAACACATTCAACCACGAAATGATGTGCGGATGGTAATGCTTCCAGACCAAACAAGAACACTAAATAATGGGATTTCACCTGGTGGGCATACAACCTAGATGTTGACGT
Protein-coding regions in this window:
- the LOC123165024 gene encoding probable protein phosphatase 2C 37, coding for MFTGHTFLNPQMTCEPDITITTRTDDDDCLILASNGLWDVISNQKACNVAKKCLEDKSKCANAPVGKEEEVRCVCAAIRLSNLAINEHSLDDISVVVLDLKLRHDR